Proteins encoded together in one Triticum dicoccoides isolate Atlit2015 ecotype Zavitan chromosome 7B, WEW_v2.0, whole genome shotgun sequence window:
- the LOC119340315 gene encoding uncharacterized protein LOC119340315 isoform X1: MDPLEKSKALCLKRKPDDDCLAKNSKSHRTEIDNVSSKVHSGSSSDLPIRSCHSQPNLANDCVNYLKSGAPSRVVFYKQGSWCDFPDKIVTSIVDAFGGDKSSIVVVMDDQPLLIDFLSMTLVNLKTRKQRSVAWLDGTNNWSFPSSFFDEEVEESAKLSRNVVEGAALGSVRGNVMKSPSDVAKQAMLEASPPVIQSSCALDILRKKIVHVERGSESFLFVQNLFLSGMGSFAVPNNILHIHRYSPKDIPAQRRLEAFEKQLRLTGQKSGNANAKYGWLGSRKQDIVSVIVNGFVSTGKNTHDTAMADGIYLSPENRAFTSVGLCDVDEKGVQYMLLCRAILGKTGVIKSGSQEEFLGIYDSGVDDCSNPNYYVIWPSHRSTNISLEYLISFRLAPKVQEYFRSLKGLWLRPPPGEVKVDPSILQPVLCQTDEGPTSPWISFRLLFETIQDNISALARELLYRHYEELKENKITRDEMVKKMMVIVGEKLLLDSLTKLKYSPSLWYNSPAKNTSYSAALGSGCIGTSTDVVVSATPSHDGPSSSVLRENCEPVNPTRGGSPANAVRGQHSPTPSMCSDSSSSRCTNSQYPFEPMVAPLGHDALVRSALLSVNGLDSAGPSMEYNGHDTLARSCSEGHDSHVSRPTLGNSASVSMEGLHSAAPGTTPAAHDALASNRANESVAATPGVSCQAYTPSRVPQFSAATSMAPELCAPRSMAPHLRAPRSMAPELCAPRSMAPHLRAPRSMAPELCAPRSNAPHLRAPRSMAPELCAPRSNSPHLRAPRSMAPELCAPRSNAPHLRAPRSMVPELCAPRSMAPHLCAPSMAPHLRVRSKVPKVPAKKTMPEANYSSTATVVPVICKPPSSGVLPKDNGLPKSSKECMASSLVLQGPDCPANRATELQNTPNLKNVAPKNPTAECGSNKNLPRIGVDESSTPAYAAGRLIALSADGEKGP, translated from the exons ATGGATCCACTGGAAAAGTCTAAGGCTTTGTGCCTGAAGCGCAAGCCCGATGATGATTGCTTGGCAAAAAACAGCAAGTCCCATCGTACTGAAATTGATAATGTATCTTCTAAGGTGCACAGCGGATCCTCATCGGATTTACCTATACGCAGTTGTCACAGCCAACCTAATCTTGCTAATGATTGTGTTAATTACCTGAAAAGTGGGGCGCCAAGTCGTGTTGTGTTTTACAAACAAGGTTCATGGTGTGACTTTCCTGACAAAATAGTCACATCCATTGTTGATGCATTCGGAGGTGATAAATCTAGTATCGTTGTTGTGATGGATGACCAGCCTCTCCTTATTGATTTCTTATCAATGACCTTGGTGAACCTAAAAACGAGGAAACAGCGATCTGTTGCATGGCTTGATGGGACTAACAACTGGTCTTTTCCGTCTTCATTCTTTGATGAGGAAGTTGAAGAATCCGCAAAGTTGAGCAGAAATGTTGTTGAAGGTGCTGCACTAGGTTCCGTTAGGGGTAATGTTATGAAGTCTCCATCTGATGTGGCGAAACAAGCTATGCTTGAAGCCAGCCCTCCAGTTATACAGAGTTCTTGTGCTTTAGATATATTGCGTAAGAAGATTGTACATGTTGAAAGAGGTAGCGAAAGCTTTCTGTTTGTTCAGAACCTTTTCCTCTCTGGTATGGGTTCATTTGCAGTGCCTAACAACATTCTTCATATTCATCGGTACTCTCCAAAGGATATCCCTGCACAGCGTAGACTTGAAGCTTTTGAGAAACAGTTGAGGTTGACAGGACAGAAGTCTGGCAATGCAAATGCAAAATATGGATGGCTTGGATCCAGAAAGCAAGACATTGTCAGTGTTATAGTTAATGGTTTTGTTAGCACTGGAAAAAACACTCATGATACGGCAATGGCCGATGGCATTTATCTGTCACCTGAAAACCGCGCCTTTACAAG TGTTGGTCTTTGTGATGTTGACGAAAAAGGGGTACAGTATATGTTGTTGTGCCGAGCCATATTGGGCAAAACAGGAGTTATCAAATCAGGTTCACAGgaggagtttctaggcatttatgatTCTGGCGTTGATGATTGCTCAAACCCAAACTATTATGTGATCTGGCCATCACACCGAAGCACTAATATTTCTCTGGAATACCTTATAAGTTTCAGGCTTGCTCCAAAAGTTCAAG AGTATTTTCGTAGCTTGAAGGGTTTATGGTTGCGCCCACCTCCAGGTGAAGTGAAAGTGGATCCTTCTATTCTTCAACCA GTACTCTGTCAAACTGATGAAGGGCCAACGTCTCCATGGATTTCATTCAGATTGCTCTTTGAGACAATACAAGACAATATATCGGCTTTAGCGAGAGAATTGCTCTATCGCCACTATGAAGAGTTGAAG GAAAATAAGATTACTCGTGATGAAATGGTCAAGAAAATGATGGTAATAGTTGGAGAGAAATTACTTCTGGATTCCTTGACAAAACTTAAATACAGT CCATCATTATGGTACAACTCTCCTGCAAAAAATACCAGTTATTCTGCAGCACTGGGATCTGGCTGCATTGGGACAAGTACAGATGTTGTTGTATCTGCAACTCCTAGTCATGATGGTCCATCATCAAGTGTGCTTCGTGAGAATTGTGAACCTGTGAATCCCACACGTGGTGGTTCTCCTGCGAATGCGGTCCGAGGACAGCATTCGCCCACCCCAAGTATGTGTTCGGACAGCTCTTCATCCCGCTGTACTAACAGCCAGTATCCTTTTGAACCGATGGTGGCACCTCTAGGTCATGATGCCCTTGTGAGGAGTGCTTTGCTCAGTGTTAATGGCTTGGATTCTGCTGGACCAAGCATGGAGTATAATGGTCATGATACCCTCGCACGAAGCTGTTCTGAAGGCCATGATTCTCATGTATCAAGACCAACACTTGGAAACTCTGCATCTGTCAGTATGGAAGGCCTGCATTCTGCTGCACCAGGTACGACGCCTGCAGCCCATGACGCTCTTGCATCCAATAGGGCAAATGAAAGTGTTGCTGCAACTCCAGGCGTATCATGTCAAGCCTATACTCCAAGTAGGGTTCCTCAGTTCTCCGCAGCGACAAGTATGGCGCCTGAGCTCTGTGCACCAAGAAGTATGGCACCACATCTCCGTGCGCCAAGAAGTATGGCGCCTGAGCTCTGTGCACCAAGAAGTATGGCACCGCATCTCCGTGCGCCAAGAAGTATGGCGCCTGAGCTCTGTGCACCAAGAAGTAATGCACCACATCTCCGTGCGCCAAGAAGTATGGCGCCTGAGCTCTGTGCACCAAGAAGTAATTCACCGCATCTCCGTGCGCCAAGAAGTATGGCACCTGAGCTCTGCGCACCAAGAAGTAATGCACCACATCTCCGTGCGCCAAGAAGTATGGTGCCTGAGCTCTGTGCACCAAGAAGTATGGCACCGCATCTCTGTGCGCCAAGTATGGCgcctcacctccgtgtgcgaagcaAGGTGCCTAAAGTCCCTGCAAAAAAGACCATGCCTGAAGCCAACTATTCCAGTACAGCAACTGTGGTTCCTGTGATCTGTAAACCTCCATCATCGGGTGTTTTACCAAAAGATAACGGTCTTCCTAAATCAAGCAAGGAGTGCATGGCATCAAGTTTAGTTCTGCAAGGCCCTGATTGTCCTGCAAATCGGGCAACGGAACTGCAAAACACTCCCAACCTGA AAAATGTGGCTCCAAAGAATCCCACAGCAGAGTGTGGATCAAACAAGAACCTCCCCCGGATAGGCGTTGACGAAAGCAGCACCCCCGCATATGCAGCAGGTAGACTCATTGCCCTTTCAGCGGACGGCGAGAAAGGCCCGTAG
- the LOC119340315 gene encoding uncharacterized protein LOC119340315 isoform X2 — translation MDPLEKSKALCLKRKPDDDCLAKNSKSHRTEIDNVSSKVHSGSSSDLPIRSCHSQPNLANDCVNYLKSGAPSRVVFYKQGSWCDFPDKIVTSIVDAFGGDKSSIVVVMDDQPLLIDFLSMTLVNLKTRKQRSVAWLDGTNNWSFPSSFFDEEVEESAKLSRNVVEGAALGSVRGNVMKSPSDVAKQAMLEASPPVIQSSCALDILRKKIVHVERGSESFLFVQNLFLSGMGSFAVPNNILHIHRYSPKDIPAQRRLEAFEKQLRLTGQKSGNANAKYGWLGSRKQDIVSVIVNGFVSTGKNTHDTAMADGIYLSPENRAFTSVGLCDVDEKGVQYMLLCRAILGKTGVIKSGSQEEFLGIYDSGVDDCSNPNYYVIWPSHRSTNISLEYLISFRLAPKVQEYFRSLKGLWLRPPPGEVKVDPSILQPVLCQTDEGPTSPWISFRLLFETIQDNISALARELLYRHYEELKENKITRDEMVKKMMVIVGEKLLLDSLTKLKYSPSLWYNSPAKNTSYSAALGSGCIGTSTDVVVSATPSHDGPSSSVLRENCEPVNPTRGGSPANAVRGQHSPTPSHDALVRSALLSVNGLDSAGPSMEYNGHDTLARSCSEGHDSHVSRPTLGNSASVSMEGLHSAAPGTTPAAHDALASNRANESVAATPGVSCQAYTPSRVPQFSAATSMAPELCAPRSMAPHLRAPRSMAPELCAPRSMAPHLRAPRSMAPELCAPRSNAPHLRAPRSMAPELCAPRSNSPHLRAPRSMAPELCAPRSNAPHLRAPRSMVPELCAPRSMAPHLCAPSMAPHLRVRSKVPKVPAKKTMPEANYSSTATVVPVICKPPSSGVLPKDNGLPKSSKECMASSLVLQGPDCPANRATELQNTPNLKNVAPKNPTAECGSNKNLPRIGVDESSTPAYAAGRLIALSADGEKGP, via the exons ATGGATCCACTGGAAAAGTCTAAGGCTTTGTGCCTGAAGCGCAAGCCCGATGATGATTGCTTGGCAAAAAACAGCAAGTCCCATCGTACTGAAATTGATAATGTATCTTCTAAGGTGCACAGCGGATCCTCATCGGATTTACCTATACGCAGTTGTCACAGCCAACCTAATCTTGCTAATGATTGTGTTAATTACCTGAAAAGTGGGGCGCCAAGTCGTGTTGTGTTTTACAAACAAGGTTCATGGTGTGACTTTCCTGACAAAATAGTCACATCCATTGTTGATGCATTCGGAGGTGATAAATCTAGTATCGTTGTTGTGATGGATGACCAGCCTCTCCTTATTGATTTCTTATCAATGACCTTGGTGAACCTAAAAACGAGGAAACAGCGATCTGTTGCATGGCTTGATGGGACTAACAACTGGTCTTTTCCGTCTTCATTCTTTGATGAGGAAGTTGAAGAATCCGCAAAGTTGAGCAGAAATGTTGTTGAAGGTGCTGCACTAGGTTCCGTTAGGGGTAATGTTATGAAGTCTCCATCTGATGTGGCGAAACAAGCTATGCTTGAAGCCAGCCCTCCAGTTATACAGAGTTCTTGTGCTTTAGATATATTGCGTAAGAAGATTGTACATGTTGAAAGAGGTAGCGAAAGCTTTCTGTTTGTTCAGAACCTTTTCCTCTCTGGTATGGGTTCATTTGCAGTGCCTAACAACATTCTTCATATTCATCGGTACTCTCCAAAGGATATCCCTGCACAGCGTAGACTTGAAGCTTTTGAGAAACAGTTGAGGTTGACAGGACAGAAGTCTGGCAATGCAAATGCAAAATATGGATGGCTTGGATCCAGAAAGCAAGACATTGTCAGTGTTATAGTTAATGGTTTTGTTAGCACTGGAAAAAACACTCATGATACGGCAATGGCCGATGGCATTTATCTGTCACCTGAAAACCGCGCCTTTACAAG TGTTGGTCTTTGTGATGTTGACGAAAAAGGGGTACAGTATATGTTGTTGTGCCGAGCCATATTGGGCAAAACAGGAGTTATCAAATCAGGTTCACAGgaggagtttctaggcatttatgatTCTGGCGTTGATGATTGCTCAAACCCAAACTATTATGTGATCTGGCCATCACACCGAAGCACTAATATTTCTCTGGAATACCTTATAAGTTTCAGGCTTGCTCCAAAAGTTCAAG AGTATTTTCGTAGCTTGAAGGGTTTATGGTTGCGCCCACCTCCAGGTGAAGTGAAAGTGGATCCTTCTATTCTTCAACCA GTACTCTGTCAAACTGATGAAGGGCCAACGTCTCCATGGATTTCATTCAGATTGCTCTTTGAGACAATACAAGACAATATATCGGCTTTAGCGAGAGAATTGCTCTATCGCCACTATGAAGAGTTGAAG GAAAATAAGATTACTCGTGATGAAATGGTCAAGAAAATGATGGTAATAGTTGGAGAGAAATTACTTCTGGATTCCTTGACAAAACTTAAATACAGT CCATCATTATGGTACAACTCTCCTGCAAAAAATACCAGTTATTCTGCAGCACTGGGATCTGGCTGCATTGGGACAAGTACAGATGTTGTTGTATCTGCAACTCCTAGTCATGATGGTCCATCATCAAGTGTGCTTCGTGAGAATTGTGAACCTGTGAATCCCACACGTGGTGGTTCTCCTGCGAATGCGGTCCGAGGACAGCATTCGCCCACCCCAA GTCATGATGCCCTTGTGAGGAGTGCTTTGCTCAGTGTTAATGGCTTGGATTCTGCTGGACCAAGCATGGAGTATAATGGTCATGATACCCTCGCACGAAGCTGTTCTGAAGGCCATGATTCTCATGTATCAAGACCAACACTTGGAAACTCTGCATCTGTCAGTATGGAAGGCCTGCATTCTGCTGCACCAGGTACGACGCCTGCAGCCCATGACGCTCTTGCATCCAATAGGGCAAATGAAAGTGTTGCTGCAACTCCAGGCGTATCATGTCAAGCCTATACTCCAAGTAGGGTTCCTCAGTTCTCCGCAGCGACAAGTATGGCGCCTGAGCTCTGTGCACCAAGAAGTATGGCACCACATCTCCGTGCGCCAAGAAGTATGGCGCCTGAGCTCTGTGCACCAAGAAGTATGGCACCGCATCTCCGTGCGCCAAGAAGTATGGCGCCTGAGCTCTGTGCACCAAGAAGTAATGCACCACATCTCCGTGCGCCAAGAAGTATGGCGCCTGAGCTCTGTGCACCAAGAAGTAATTCACCGCATCTCCGTGCGCCAAGAAGTATGGCACCTGAGCTCTGCGCACCAAGAAGTAATGCACCACATCTCCGTGCGCCAAGAAGTATGGTGCCTGAGCTCTGTGCACCAAGAAGTATGGCACCGCATCTCTGTGCGCCAAGTATGGCgcctcacctccgtgtgcgaagcaAGGTGCCTAAAGTCCCTGCAAAAAAGACCATGCCTGAAGCCAACTATTCCAGTACAGCAACTGTGGTTCCTGTGATCTGTAAACCTCCATCATCGGGTGTTTTACCAAAAGATAACGGTCTTCCTAAATCAAGCAAGGAGTGCATGGCATCAAGTTTAGTTCTGCAAGGCCCTGATTGTCCTGCAAATCGGGCAACGGAACTGCAAAACACTCCCAACCTGA AAAATGTGGCTCCAAAGAATCCCACAGCAGAGTGTGGATCAAACAAGAACCTCCCCCGGATAGGCGTTGACGAAAGCAGCACCCCCGCATATGCAGCAGGTAGACTCATTGCCCTTTCAGCGGACGGCGAGAAAGGCCCGTAG